In a single window of the Prochlorococcus marinus str. AS9601 genome:
- the hisD gene encoding histidinol dehydrogenase — MKIINNKEDAIQELKRISTRTNSENNHKINAIVEEILQEVKNYGDTAVKKYTKKFDGFNPEPMQVSSNQIKNAWNEIDNNLKRSLEVAHKRIQKFHEKEIPKSFTIKGEYGDTVQRRWRPVKNAGIYIPGGRAAYPSTVLMNAIPAKVAGVKETIMVSPGNKEGEINKTVLAAAHLSGINKVFRIGGAQAIGALAFGTNQINKVDVISGPGNIYVTTAKKLIYGSTGIDSLAGPSEILIIADETAQSTYIASDLLAQAEHDPLASSILLTTSKNQAQEVLEELYKKIDDHPRKEICMQSIKNWGLIVICENYESCVELSNNFAPEHLEILTINSKKILADIDNAGAIFLGKWTPEAVGDYLAGPNHTLPTSGNSRFSGSLGVETFMKNTSIIEFNEESLKINSPDIINLANSEGLHSHANSVQIRFED; from the coding sequence ATGAAGATCATAAATAATAAAGAAGATGCTATCCAAGAATTAAAAAGGATTTCCACTCGAACTAACTCAGAAAACAACCACAAAATAAATGCAATAGTCGAAGAAATTCTTCAAGAAGTAAAAAATTATGGAGATACAGCAGTAAAAAAATATACCAAAAAATTTGATGGTTTCAACCCTGAACCTATGCAAGTAAGTTCGAACCAAATAAAAAATGCATGGAATGAAATTGATAACAATTTGAAGCGCTCTCTTGAGGTAGCTCATAAAAGAATACAAAAATTCCATGAAAAAGAAATTCCTAAATCTTTTACAATAAAAGGTGAATATGGTGATACAGTCCAAAGAAGATGGCGACCAGTTAAAAATGCAGGTATTTATATTCCTGGAGGCAGAGCTGCTTATCCAAGCACTGTATTAATGAATGCAATACCTGCGAAAGTAGCAGGAGTTAAGGAAACTATAATGGTATCTCCTGGGAATAAAGAAGGAGAAATAAACAAAACTGTTTTAGCAGCAGCTCACTTATCAGGAATCAATAAAGTATTTAGAATTGGAGGAGCTCAAGCAATTGGTGCTTTAGCCTTTGGCACAAATCAAATCAATAAAGTTGATGTTATTTCAGGTCCAGGGAATATTTATGTTACAACTGCGAAAAAACTTATTTATGGTTCTACAGGGATTGATTCTTTAGCTGGTCCAAGTGAAATATTAATCATTGCAGATGAAACAGCTCAAAGCACTTATATAGCGTCTGATCTACTAGCCCAAGCAGAACATGATCCTTTAGCTTCATCAATCCTTCTAACTACATCAAAAAATCAGGCACAAGAAGTTTTAGAAGAACTTTATAAAAAAATAGATGATCATCCAAGAAAAGAAATTTGCATGCAATCAATTAAAAATTGGGGGTTAATTGTGATTTGTGAGAATTATGAATCATGTGTTGAACTAAGTAATAACTTTGCCCCTGAACACCTAGAAATTCTTACTATAAATTCAAAAAAAATTCTTGCAGATATAGATAATGCAGGAGCGATATTTTTGGGGAAATGGACACCAGAAGCTGTTGGAGATTATCTTGCTGGACCAAATCATACTTTACCCACATCAGGAAATTCTAGATTCAGCGGTTCTTTGGGGGTTGAAACTTTTATGAAAAATACTTCAATAATAGAATTTAATGAAGAAAGTTTAAAAATCAATAGCCCGGATATTATAAATCTTGCTAATAGTGAGGGCTTACACAGCCACGCTAACTCAGTACAAATAAGATTTGAAGATTAG
- a CDS encoding YlxR family protein has translation MIQEIPVMRLCISCRKTYDRKDLLKITKDHKQGIMLQKGMGRSAYICKSKKCYSDSKIKKKLQKALKTFLEPEFIEIFEKEITSYINYPH, from the coding sequence GTGATACAAGAAATCCCTGTCATGCGTTTATGCATTTCATGTAGAAAAACATATGACAGGAAAGATCTTTTAAAGATTACTAAAGATCATAAGCAAGGTATCATGCTTCAAAAGGGAATGGGGCGATCAGCTTACATTTGCAAGTCAAAAAAATGCTACTCAGATTCCAAGATCAAGAAAAAGCTTCAAAAAGCTTTAAAAACATTTTTAGAACCTGAATTTATTGAAATTTTTGAAAAAGAAATTACAAGCTACATTAACTATCCCCATTAA
- the rimP gene encoding ribosome maturation factor RimP has product MNKENKSKLEALLEKVANERDLEICGLNIQTNQNPVVIEITIRKTNGDDISLDDCALFNTPASDEIEKSNLLNCSYVLEISSQGVSDELTSERDFKTFKGFPVNVELNQKNSKIKILNGLLYEKSKDYLAINIKGKIKKIPFDEVLKISLCTLKD; this is encoded by the coding sequence TTGAATAAAGAAAACAAAAGTAAACTGGAAGCTTTATTAGAAAAAGTTGCTAATGAGCGGGATTTAGAAATCTGCGGTTTAAATATACAAACTAATCAAAATCCAGTAGTTATTGAAATAACTATAAGAAAAACTAATGGGGATGACATTTCCTTAGATGATTGTGCGCTATTTAATACCCCGGCATCTGACGAAATAGAAAAATCAAATCTTTTAAATTGTTCATATGTGTTAGAAATTAGTAGTCAAGGGGTCAGTGATGAACTAACCTCAGAAAGAGACTTCAAAACTTTTAAAGGTTTTCCAGTTAATGTTGAGTTAAACCAAAAGAATTCAAAAATAAAAATTCTGAATGGTTTACTTTATGAAAAGTCTAAAGATTATTTAGCCATTAACATTAAAGGTAAGATTAAAAAAATCCCTTTTGATGAAGTACTAAAAATTAGTCTTTGTACATTAAAAGATTAA
- a CDS encoding TatD family hydrolase → MSDIKLIDSHCHLIFENFEKDLEEVILRLRSRGVKKLVHACCELSEIPKLKKISHEFNEIYYSVGLHPLEAKKWEESSKSLLRKSAQEDKRVVAIGELGLDFFKNENKTQQIEALIPQMELAYELKLPVIIHCRDAANEMIEICSDLSKKGKCPDGVLHCWTGTREEMQQFLDLGFYISFSGIVTFPKAHKIHECAKLVPNNKYLIETDSPFLAPVPHRGKRNEPAFVENVANFMADLRSTELITIAKESSKNAEDLFKFDLLF, encoded by the coding sequence ATGAGCGATATAAAACTCATAGACTCACACTGTCATTTAATATTTGAAAATTTTGAGAAAGATCTTGAAGAGGTTATTTTAAGATTGCGTTCAAGAGGTGTAAAAAAATTAGTGCATGCTTGTTGTGAATTATCAGAAATCCCAAAGTTGAAAAAAATATCTCATGAATTTAATGAAATTTACTATTCAGTTGGTTTGCATCCGTTAGAGGCAAAAAAGTGGGAAGAAAGCTCAAAATCTCTCTTAAGAAAATCAGCTCAAGAAGATAAGAGAGTTGTAGCTATTGGCGAATTAGGCTTGGATTTTTTTAAGAATGAAAATAAAACTCAGCAAATTGAAGCACTTATTCCTCAAATGGAGTTAGCTTATGAACTTAAATTGCCTGTAATTATTCACTGTAGAGATGCTGCAAATGAAATGATTGAGATATGTAGTGATCTCTCTAAAAAAGGAAAATGCCCTGATGGCGTACTTCATTGTTGGACAGGAACCCGAGAAGAAATGCAGCAATTCTTGGATCTTGGATTTTACATAAGTTTTAGTGGAATAGTAACTTTCCCAAAAGCACATAAAATTCATGAGTGTGCCAAATTAGTCCCAAATAATAAATACCTTATTGAAACTGACTCACCATTTTTAGCTCCTGTACCTCACAGAGGTAAAAGGAATGAACCTGCATTTGTTGAAAATGTTGCCAATTTTATGGCAGATTTAAGATCTACTGAATTAATCACAATTGCTAAAGAGTCTTCTAAGAATGCTGAAGATTTGTTTAAATTTGACTTGTTATTTTGA
- the rpsT gene encoding 30S ribosomal protein S20: protein MANNKSAKKRIQIAERNRLMNKSYKSTVRTLTKKTLENCEKYKKNPNEDNKNLVKTSLNKAFSLIDKAVKKNVLHKNNGANRKSKINNFVKTTLTTK from the coding sequence GTGGCCAATAACAAATCAGCAAAAAAGAGAATACAAATTGCCGAAAGAAATCGTTTAATGAATAAGTCGTATAAATCTACTGTTAGGACTTTAACTAAAAAAACCTTAGAAAATTGCGAAAAATATAAAAAAAACCCAAATGAAGATAATAAGAATTTAGTTAAGACAAGCCTTAATAAAGCTTTTAGTTTAATCGATAAAGCAGTTAAAAAAAATGTTCTTCACAAGAATAATGGCGCTAATAGAAAATCAAAAATTAACAATTTTGTAAAAACTACTCTTACCACAAAGTAA
- the nusA gene encoding transcription termination factor NusA: MALVILPGLNNLIEDISEEKKLPPNIVELALREALLKGYEKYRKTFYIGVNQDPFDEEYFSNFDVGLDLDEEGYRILSSKIIVEEVESEDHQISLVEVKQVADDAQIGDTVVLDVTPEKEDFGRMAASTTKQVLAQKLRDQQRKMIQEEFADLEDPVLTARVIRFERQSVIMGVSSGIGRPEVEAELPKRDQLPNDNYRANATFKVFLKEVSEIARKGPQLFVSRANAGLVVYLFENEVPEIQEGTVKIVAVSREANPPSRAVGPRTKVAVDSVEEEVDPVGACIGARGARIQQVVNELRGEKIDVIKWSSNPIQYILNSLSPAKVDQVRLVDPAGQHAHVLVPPDQLSLAIGREGQNVRLAARLTGWKIDVKNSHEYDQEAEDAAVSELIIQREDEENLQREAELRLEAEQAERAAEDARLRELYPLPEDEEEYGEEQYEGVEFTDNDPLETVQDTETSAKEEKKR; the protein is encoded by the coding sequence ATGGCATTAGTTATTCTCCCAGGTTTAAACAATCTCATTGAAGATATTAGTGAGGAAAAAAAGTTACCTCCTAATATCGTGGAATTAGCCTTACGCGAAGCTTTATTAAAAGGATATGAAAAATATAGAAAAACTTTTTACATTGGAGTTAACCAAGATCCATTTGATGAAGAATATTTTAGTAATTTTGATGTTGGACTAGATCTAGATGAAGAAGGTTACAGGATATTATCAAGTAAAATTATTGTAGAAGAAGTTGAGAGCGAAGATCATCAAATATCTCTAGTAGAAGTTAAGCAAGTCGCTGATGATGCTCAAATAGGTGACACAGTTGTTTTAGACGTTACTCCAGAAAAAGAGGATTTTGGGCGAATGGCTGCTTCAACAACAAAGCAAGTTTTAGCCCAAAAGTTAAGAGATCAACAACGAAAAATGATCCAGGAAGAATTTGCGGATTTGGAAGATCCTGTTTTAACGGCAAGAGTTATAAGATTTGAAAGACAATCAGTCATTATGGGAGTTAGTTCGGGTATTGGTAGACCTGAAGTTGAGGCCGAACTTCCCAAGAGAGATCAATTACCAAATGATAATTATAGAGCAAATGCAACTTTTAAAGTATTTTTGAAAGAAGTTAGCGAAATTGCCAGAAAAGGGCCGCAACTTTTTGTAAGTAGAGCAAATGCTGGTTTAGTGGTTTATTTATTTGAAAATGAAGTACCGGAAATTCAAGAAGGTACAGTGAAAATTGTTGCTGTTTCAAGAGAAGCCAACCCTCCTTCAAGAGCTGTTGGGCCAAGAACAAAAGTAGCTGTTGATAGTGTCGAAGAAGAAGTGGACCCTGTAGGTGCATGTATTGGAGCTAGAGGAGCAAGAATTCAACAAGTAGTAAATGAATTAAGGGGTGAAAAAATTGATGTTATTAAATGGTCATCTAACCCAATACAGTATATTTTAAACTCTTTAAGTCCTGCGAAAGTAGATCAAGTAAGACTTGTAGACCCAGCAGGGCAACATGCGCACGTACTAGTTCCTCCTGATCAATTAAGTCTCGCAATTGGTAGAGAAGGTCAAAATGTAAGACTTGCCGCAAGATTAACTGGTTGGAAGATTGACGTTAAAAACTCACATGAATACGATCAGGAAGCAGAAGATGCTGCGGTCTCTGAATTAATTATTCAAAGGGAAGATGAAGAGAATCTCCAGAGAGAAGCTGAATTAAGATTAGAAGCAGAACAAGCTGAGCGTGCTGCAGAAGATGCGAGATTAAGAGAGCTTTATCCTCTTCCCGAAGATGAAGAAGAATATGGAGAGGAACAATACGAAGGAGTAGAATTCACAGATAATGATCCATTAGAGACTGTTCAAGATACTGAGACATCTGCCAAAGAGGAGAAAAAACGGTGA
- a CDS encoding trypsin-like peptidase domain-containing protein, which produces MKYLKIKFINLIQIFIVICFCILNFFQDAEVLALTSFESHNFVSSAVKNIGPAVVKIDTERLVERQQFDPTLLDPLLRDLLGEQGITPERERGQGSGVIINENGLVLTNAHVVERVDNVSVTLADGSICDGKVLGTDTVTDLALVKIDEDTYSGFAPLGNSEDLEVGDWAIALGTPYGLEKTVTLGIVSSLHRDISSLGFSDKRLDLIQTDAAINPGNSGGPLINANGEVIGINTLVRSGPGAGLGFAIPINLAKSVSDQLLKNGEVIHPYLGVQLISLNPRIAKEHNLDPNSLVQLPERNGALIQSVIPNSPAEKAGLRRGDLVIAAQNISINEPKTLLDEVEKAQIGKVFLLNIVRDNKEIQINIRPEPLPGLT; this is translated from the coding sequence ATGAAGTATCTCAAGATTAAATTTATTAATTTAATCCAAATATTCATTGTTATTTGTTTTTGCATACTCAATTTCTTTCAAGATGCTGAAGTTTTAGCTTTAACTTCTTTTGAAAGTCATAATTTCGTATCATCGGCAGTTAAAAATATTGGCCCTGCAGTTGTAAAAATTGACACTGAGCGCTTGGTAGAGAGGCAACAATTTGATCCTACTTTACTTGACCCTTTATTAAGGGATTTACTTGGCGAGCAAGGCATTACTCCTGAAAGGGAGAGAGGACAAGGCTCCGGGGTTATCATTAATGAAAATGGTTTGGTTCTTACAAACGCTCATGTCGTAGAAAGAGTCGATAATGTTTCAGTTACTTTGGCCGATGGATCTATTTGTGATGGTAAAGTTTTGGGCACGGATACAGTAACTGATCTTGCTTTAGTAAAAATTGATGAAGATACTTATTCTGGTTTTGCTCCACTTGGAAATTCTGAAGATCTTGAAGTTGGGGATTGGGCAATAGCTCTTGGTACTCCCTATGGTCTTGAAAAAACAGTTACTTTAGGGATTGTAAGCAGCCTGCATAGAGATATCAGTAGTTTAGGATTTTCAGATAAAAGGTTGGATCTTATTCAGACTGATGCGGCAATAAATCCAGGAAATTCTGGGGGACCACTAATAAATGCTAATGGCGAGGTAATTGGAATAAATACATTAGTAAGAAGTGGCCCTGGTGCTGGTTTAGGTTTTGCGATTCCCATCAATCTAGCTAAAAGTGTTTCTGATCAGCTACTCAAAAATGGAGAAGTTATTCATCCATATTTAGGGGTACAATTAATTTCTTTAAATCCTAGAATTGCTAAAGAACATAATCTAGATCCCAATTCTTTAGTGCAATTACCCGAAAGAAATGGAGCTCTTATTCAATCAGTAATACCTAATAGCCCCGCTGAAAAAGCTGGTTTAAGAAGAGGCGATTTAGTCATAGCAGCCCAAAACATCTCTATAAATGAGCCTAAAACTTTACTAGATGAAGTAGAAAAAGCTCAGATAGGAAAAGTATTTCTTTTAAATATTGTGAGAGATAATAAAGAGATACAGATAAATATCAGACCAGAACCTCTACCAGGTTTGACATAA
- the rpiA gene encoding ribose-5-phosphate isomerase RpiA has protein sequence MKQVVADAAIREVKSDMILGLGSGSTAALMIKSLADEMRSGKLQNIRGVATSFQSEVLALELNIPLIDLASVSQIDLAIDGADEVDPGFQLIKGGGACHVREKLVASKSDQLLIVVDETKLVQNLNLSFPLPVEVLPNAWKQVQEVISEMNGSSSLRMANKKAGPVVTDQGNLVLDVLFNDGIKNPKDIEKTINNIPGVLENGLFVDLTDKVLVGKIENNTPVVYSPSRVS, from the coding sequence ATGAAACAGGTAGTTGCTGATGCAGCAATAAGGGAAGTAAAGAGTGACATGATTCTTGGATTAGGTTCTGGATCTACTGCTGCGTTAATGATAAAAAGCCTTGCGGATGAAATGCGTTCTGGGAAACTCCAAAATATAAGAGGTGTTGCAACTTCTTTTCAATCAGAAGTTTTAGCGCTTGAATTGAATATCCCGCTTATCGATTTAGCTTCTGTATCTCAAATTGATTTAGCTATTGATGGAGCAGATGAAGTTGATCCGGGATTTCAATTAATTAAAGGAGGAGGAGCATGCCATGTCAGAGAAAAATTAGTAGCATCTAAATCTGATCAATTGTTGATTGTTGTTGATGAAACTAAACTTGTCCAAAATTTAAATCTATCTTTTCCTTTACCTGTAGAAGTTCTTCCAAATGCTTGGAAGCAAGTTCAGGAAGTTATTTCAGAAATGAATGGCAGTTCTTCTTTAAGAATGGCTAATAAAAAAGCTGGCCCAGTTGTTACTGATCAAGGCAACCTAGTTCTAGATGTTTTATTTAATGATGGTATTAAGAATCCAAAAGACATTGAAAAAACTATTAATAATATTCCAGGAGTTTTAGAAAATGGATTATTCGTCGATCTTACAGACAAAGTTCTAGTGGGTAAAATTGAAAATAATACTCCAGTGGTTTACTCACCCTCAAGAGTTAGCTAA
- the rpoB gene encoding DNA-directed RNA polymerase subunit beta: MSSSALQVAKTATYLPDLVEVQRASFKWFLEKGLIEELQNFSPISDYTGKLELHFIGEEYRLKRPRHDVEEAKRRDATFASQMYVTCRLINKETGEIKEQEVFIGELPLMTERGTFIINGAERVIVNQIVRSPGVYFKDELDKNGRRTYNANVIPNRGAWLKFETDKNNLLYVRVDKTRKINAHVLMRAMGLSDNDVVDKLRHPEFYQNSIDSANDEGINSEDQALLELYKKLRPGEPPSVSGGQQLLNSRFFDPKRYDLGRVGRYKINKKLRLTVPDDVRTLTHEDVLSTIDYLINLELDIGGASLDDIDHLGNRRVRSVGELLQNQVRVGLNRLERIIKERMTVGETDSLTPAQLVNPKPLVAAIKEFFGSSQLSQFMDQTNPLAELTHKRRISALGPGGLTRERAGFAVRDIHPSHYGRLCPIETPEGPNAGLINSLATHARVNEYGFIETPFWEVKNGKVNKEGNPVYLSADLEDECRVAPGDVATDKDGNIIADLIPVRYRQDFEKVPPHQVDYVQLSPVQVISVATSLIPFLEHDDANRALMGSNMQRQAVPLLRPERPLVGTGLESQVARDSGMVPITKVNGTVSYVDANEIVVKDDHGNEHFHYLQKYQRSNQDTCLNQRPIVKIGDKVISGQVLADGSACEGGEIALGQNVLIAYMPWEGYNYEDAILVSERMVTDDLYTSVHIEKYEIEARQTKLGPEEITREIPNISEESLNNLDEMGIIRIGAFVESGDILVGKVTPKGESDQPPEEKLLRAIFGEKARDVRDNSLRVPKTEKGRVLDVRIYTREQGDELPPGANMVVRVYVAQRRKIQVGDKMAGRHGNKGIISRILPREDMPYLPDGTPVDIVLNPLGVPSRMNVGQVFELLMGWAAANLNCRVKVVPFDEMYGAEKSHQTVQAFLEEASKQPGKAWVYNPEDPGKLLLKDGRTGEPFDQPVAVGYSHFLKLVHLVDDKIHARSTGPYSLVTQQPLGGKAQQGGQRLGEMEVWALEAYGAAYTLQELLTVKSDDMQGRNEALNAIVKGKPIPRPGTPESFKVLMRELQSLGLDIGVYTDEGKEVDLMQDINPRRNTPSRPTYESLGTSEYEED; the protein is encoded by the coding sequence ATGAGCAGTAGCGCTTTACAGGTAGCAAAAACAGCTACTTATCTACCAGATTTAGTTGAAGTACAAAGAGCAAGCTTTAAATGGTTTTTGGAAAAGGGTTTAATAGAAGAACTACAAAATTTTTCTCCTATTTCTGATTACACAGGTAAATTAGAATTACATTTTATCGGTGAGGAGTACAGGTTAAAAAGACCTAGACATGATGTTGAGGAAGCTAAGAGAAGAGATGCTACATTCGCATCTCAGATGTATGTAACTTGCAGGTTAATCAATAAAGAGACAGGGGAAATTAAAGAACAAGAGGTATTTATTGGCGAATTACCATTAATGACTGAAAGAGGAACTTTTATCATTAATGGCGCCGAAAGAGTTATTGTTAATCAAATTGTTCGAAGTCCCGGAGTCTATTTCAAAGATGAACTGGATAAAAATGGTCGAAGAACTTACAACGCTAACGTTATTCCTAATAGAGGTGCATGGTTAAAATTTGAGACCGACAAAAATAATTTACTTTATGTGAGAGTTGATAAAACTAGAAAAATTAATGCTCATGTTCTTATGAGAGCAATGGGTCTTTCAGATAATGATGTGGTTGATAAACTTAGGCATCCTGAATTTTATCAAAACTCAATTGATTCAGCTAACGACGAGGGTATAAATTCAGAAGATCAGGCATTACTTGAGCTGTATAAGAAGCTTCGTCCTGGTGAACCGCCCTCTGTGTCTGGTGGACAACAACTATTAAATAGTAGATTTTTTGATCCTAAAAGATATGATTTAGGCCGAGTTGGTAGATATAAAATAAATAAAAAATTGAGACTAACCGTACCAGACGATGTGAGAACACTTACCCATGAAGATGTTCTATCTACCATTGATTATTTAATTAACCTAGAATTGGATATTGGTGGAGCTAGTTTGGATGATATTGACCATCTTGGTAATCGAAGGGTTAGATCTGTAGGAGAACTTCTTCAAAATCAAGTCAGGGTTGGGCTTAATCGGTTAGAGAGAATTATCAAAGAAAGAATGACTGTAGGAGAAACAGATTCTTTAACTCCTGCTCAACTAGTCAATCCAAAACCTTTGGTCGCTGCTATAAAGGAATTTTTTGGTTCCAGTCAATTAAGTCAGTTCATGGATCAAACTAATCCTTTAGCTGAATTAACACATAAAAGAAGAATCTCTGCATTAGGTCCAGGAGGTTTAACTAGAGAAAGAGCAGGCTTTGCGGTAAGAGATATACACCCTTCACATTACGGTAGATTATGCCCAATCGAGACTCCTGAAGGTCCTAATGCAGGACTTATAAATTCTTTAGCTACCCACGCAAGAGTTAATGAGTATGGTTTTATTGAAACACCTTTTTGGGAAGTTAAAAACGGTAAAGTTAATAAAGAAGGTAATCCTGTTTATCTTTCTGCTGATTTAGAAGATGAGTGTAGAGTGGCTCCAGGTGACGTCGCAACTGATAAGGATGGCAATATAATTGCAGATTTAATACCAGTAAGATATAGACAGGATTTTGAAAAAGTACCTCCTCATCAAGTTGATTACGTTCAGCTTTCTCCTGTTCAGGTAATTTCAGTTGCTACTTCACTTATTCCTTTCTTGGAACATGATGATGCTAATAGAGCTCTTATGGGATCGAATATGCAACGCCAAGCGGTTCCATTGCTCAGGCCAGAACGGCCTTTAGTTGGTACAGGTTTAGAATCTCAAGTTGCTAGAGATTCGGGTATGGTTCCCATAACAAAAGTTAATGGAACTGTATCTTACGTAGACGCTAATGAGATTGTCGTTAAAGACGATCATGGCAATGAACATTTTCATTATCTTCAGAAATATCAAAGATCAAATCAAGATACTTGCCTCAACCAAAGACCCATAGTGAAAATTGGAGATAAAGTGATATCGGGTCAGGTTTTAGCAGATGGATCTGCATGTGAAGGTGGTGAAATAGCCCTTGGCCAAAACGTTTTAATTGCTTACATGCCATGGGAGGGGTACAACTACGAAGATGCGATACTTGTAAGCGAGAGGATGGTAACTGATGATTTATATACTTCAGTACATATTGAAAAATATGAAATTGAAGCAAGACAAACGAAGCTAGGACCTGAAGAAATTACGAGAGAGATTCCTAACATCTCGGAAGAAAGCTTGAATAATCTTGATGAGATGGGAATTATTAGGATTGGTGCTTTTGTTGAGAGTGGAGATATCCTTGTAGGAAAGGTGACACCTAAAGGTGAATCAGATCAACCACCTGAAGAAAAACTGTTAAGAGCTATTTTCGGTGAAAAGGCTCGAGATGTGAGAGACAATTCCCTTAGGGTACCCAAAACTGAAAAGGGAAGAGTTTTAGATGTTCGCATTTACACTAGAGAACAAGGAGATGAATTACCTCCAGGGGCCAACATGGTTGTTAGAGTGTATGTGGCTCAGAGAAGGAAAATTCAAGTAGGCGATAAAATGGCTGGAAGGCATGGAAATAAAGGGATTATTAGCAGAATTTTACCAAGAGAAGATATGCCTTATTTACCTGATGGAACGCCAGTAGATATAGTTCTTAACCCTTTAGGAGTTCCAAGTAGGATGAATGTAGGTCAAGTTTTTGAATTATTGATGGGTTGGGCAGCTGCCAACTTAAATTGCAGGGTTAAAGTTGTTCCATTTGATGAAATGTATGGAGCTGAAAAGTCACATCAAACTGTTCAAGCATTTTTAGAGGAAGCTTCAAAACAGCCAGGTAAAGCATGGGTTTACAATCCTGAGGATCCTGGAAAGTTATTACTTAAAGATGGCAGAACAGGGGAACCCTTCGATCAGCCAGTTGCTGTCGGATACTCTCACTTCCTCAAATTAGTTCATTTGGTGGATGATAAAATTCATGCTAGATCTACTGGTCCTTACTCTTTAGTTACACAGCAACCATTGGGTGGTAAAGCACAACAAGGTGGACAAAGGCTTGGAGAAATGGAAGTATGGGCTCTTGAAGCTTATGGAGCTGCTTATACTCTTCAGGAATTGTTAACAGTTAAATCTGATGACATGCAAGGAAGAAATGAAGCTCTTAATGCGATCGTAAAAGGTAAACCGATCCCAAGGCCAGGTACTCCTGAGTCATTTAAAGTTCTTATGAGGGAATTACAATCTCTAGGCTTGGATATAGGGGTTTATACAGATGAAGGAAAAGAGGTAGATTTAATGCAAGATATCAATCCGAGAAGAAATACTCCATCAAGGCCTACTTACGAATCACTAGGAACCTCTGAATATGAGGAAGATTAA